TTTTTATGGGTGCTTTTGTGGCTGGTATTGCTGGTGGTTTGGCCGCTCATGTCACCTTCTACATTGGCCCAAAAGATTTTGCTTACCATCGAGCCGTAGAAATATTGCTATTTGCTGTTCTTGGTGGTAGCGATGTGGTCTGGGGCCCCCTCTTAGGTTCAGTAATCCTCACATTATTGCCTGAAGTACTGCGTTTTGCTACGGAATATCGCGAAATGATTTATGGTGGTATTTTGGTAGTTATGATGGCTTTTCGTCCTCAAGGGCTTATCAGCGAAGATACCTTGCGCTTTTGGCAAAGAAAACTTACTGCAAGACCATTGGCTTCTAAGCAAGAGGAACTTCCGAGGAGGGCGACAAAATGACCTTAGCAGTTGAGCAAGTAACAAAACAATTCGGAGGTCTTATGGCCTTAGCAGATGTAAATTTCACCGTCAATCCAGGAGAAATCGTAGGAGTCATTGGGCCAAACGGTGCTGGCAAGACTACTTTATTCAATTTGATTACCGGCGTATTGCCACCCAGTTCCGGTAAGATACTTTATCAAAATCGCCCTTTGGTTGGCTTAAAGCCTCATAAAATTACAGAACTCGGTATTGCTAGAACCTTTCAAAACATCCGGTTATTCGGCCATCTCACGGCTTTAGACAATGTACTGGTAGGAGCGCATTGCCGTACTCGATCTGGCCTATGGCAAGGTGTTTGGCAAACTAAGGTCCAGCAGCAAGAAGAAAAAAAGACTCGGGAGAAAGCAAGAGAATTGCTACATCTGGTAGGGATCGGTAAAGATGAAATGTCCCTCGCAGCAGCCCTCCCCTATGGCAAGCAACGCCGCTTAGAAATTGCTAGAGCCTTAGCATCTCAGCCCCACTTACTTCTGCTTGATGAACCTGCCGCTGGCATGAATGAGAGTGAGACGGATGATCTACAGGTATTAATAAAGAAAATCCAGAGTCTAGGCGCAGCTATTATCCTGATCGAACACGATATGGGCTTAGTAATGAATATCTGCGATAAATTGGTGGTTCTTAACTTTGGCAAAAAAATTGCGGAAGGAATTCCCCAATTCGTGCAGGATAATCCAGCAGTAGTAGAAGCCTACTTGGGCAAGGAGGAAGAGTAACATGCTGAAAATTGAACAGCTTGCCGCTGGCTATGGAAATATTAAGGCCCTTAAAAACATTGACCTACATGTTCCAGCAGGCTCTATCGTCTCCTTGATCGGCGCCAATGGCGCCGGAAAAACTACCGCGATGAAAGTTATTATGGGACTTATTAAACAAGATTCTGGCCAAATCTTGTTTAAAGGGCAACATATTAGTGGTATGGCAACTCATAAGATTGTTAGTACAGGGCTTTCTCTTGTGCCTGAGGGGCGTAATATCTTAACTCGGATGACAGTACTGGAAAACTTAGAGATGGGAGCATGTCAACGTAGAGATAATGAAGTAGCCGATGATATGAAGCGCATTTTTCGCCGATTTCCGATCCTCGAAGAACGCAAAGCACAATTAGGAGGAACCCTTTCTGGCGGTCAGCAGCAGATGCTTGCTATCGGTAGGGCTTTAATGGCGAGACCGGAGCTGCTACTTCTAGACGAACCTTCTATGGGATTAGCACCATTAGTGGTAGCCGATATCTTTAAGGTAATTCAGGAAATTAACCAAGAAGGAACGACCATCTTACTTGTTGAGCAGAATGTAAGGCAGGCTTTAAAGATCGCCCAATACGCCTATGTGCTAGAAACAGGGAAAATGATTCTTCATGGATCCGCAAAGGATATAGCGAATAACCCTCGGGTAATGGAAGCTTATCTAGGTGGAAAGAAAACAGGCTAACGATTCGCAAAACTAAATAATAGGATTGGAGGAGTTATATAAATGGATACGATGTATGTTTTTTATGAAGGAAAGATTGTTCCGGAGAATGAGGTAAATATCAGTGTGCGATGTAAAGGGTTTAATTATGGTCTTGGCTGCTTTGAAGGAATAAGAGCTTACTGGGATGATACGGAGAAACAATTGTATGTATTTCGCTTGCGAGAACATTATGAACGCCTTTTGCAATCTTGCAAAACCTTGTTTATTAACATTCCTTATACTGTTGATGAATTATGCCAAGCCACTCTTGAATTACTTAAGAAAAATAACTTCCAGACCACCACTTATATTCGACCTCTTGCCTTTAAGGGCTCAAACCATATTGCCCCTACTCTATTAGATGATGACAATCGGCTTATCATCTATTGCCAGCCTATGGGAAATTTTACTGGCAAAGATGAACTGCGCGCTGCTTTTACTACGTGGGAACGTTTAGGAGACAATATGATACCACCCCGTTCCAAACCAACAGCTGCTTATATGAATTCTGCATTAGCTTCTATAGAAGTTGTAAGTAAAGGGTATGATGAAGCCTTATTTTTAACACGAAATGGCCATGTTTGCGAAGGCCCGGGGGAAAATGTATTCATGGTGCGTAATGGGAAAATAATTACGCCACCACCTGCTGATAACATTCTTGAAGGCATTACTAGAGACACGGTTATGCTGTTGGCACGGCAGGAGCTAGGTATCGAAGTGATCGAACGCAGCATTACCAGAACAGAACTATATGGGGCGGATGAAGTGTTCTTTAGTGGCACTGCGATGGAGGTTGTCTCTGTTGTAGAAGTGGATGATAGAAAAATTGGTAATGGTCATAAAGGACCTATCTGCGAAAAGCTGAAGGAATTATTCTTTAAAACTACCATTGCTAAGATAGAAAAATATGCGGATTTTTGTACACCTGTTTATCCGATGACTAAACCGCTCTAAGACTCCCATCTTCATCTCGTTAACAGTCTGTAATTCCTGCCCTTGACGGTCAGGGAAACAGGCTGTAAACTCGAAATAAGTTCGAACTAGGGGTCTCCGGACCCAAGGCTCACTTATATAAGTGGGAGTTAAGAGCGGCTAAGTCCCTGGATAAGTGCGACTAAGATTCAGATGGAGTTAAAACTCCATCTGAATCAAGTCTTCTTTATCCAAAGACAAAGTAATATAGGGCTTATAGAATAAACCTGCAACAGAAACTAAAATTCCTGCAAGAACTCCTAAGAGATCTTGCAGGAATTTGTATTTTAATGGGAAATACATTACTAAAGGAGATTTTTAAAATTGCTCAGATAGACCTGTATCTGTGACATTTTTCTTAACTAAAAACATTAAAAAAGAGAGGTTACAATCATGAAAATCAAAAAATCGTTTTACATAGTCCTAGTTGTAGTACTTATGCTGAATCTATCAATAGTAATTTGTGGGGCCTCTGAAAAAATCAGTCCCGATTTGATAAAGTTTCAAGGGACGGGCTGGGAAACAGATACCAAAGGGGTAAACATTTTTATTGGAACTCTTCAGAATGCTGCTGGTAGAGATGTCGAATTTATTGGTCTTAGGTGTGCTTTTATCGATGGGAAGGGCGTGGAACTTGACCATGGCCTTGTCATTGTCCGTGATGTTGCAAAAAATGAACTGGCTAAATTTAAGTTTTATCCACCTGCTCCTGCTGGAACGGTAACCGCTACAATCACCGAAGTAGATGCCTATGCAAAATAAAGATTATAGCAATAGAGGCCAACGATCCAATGCACCCGAAATGTGTTTGGATCGTTGGCCTCTATTAATACGTCCTATATGTTATGATCTTTGCTATTCGCCGAGAGCTTCAGCATTGTATCAGCGATTTCCCGCCCGTTTATCAATAGCACAATTTTATG
The sequence above is a segment of the Pelosinus sp. IPA-1 genome. Coding sequences within it:
- a CDS encoding FxLYD domain-containing protein; protein product: MKIKKSFYIVLVVVLMLNLSIVICGASEKISPDLIKFQGTGWETDTKGVNIFIGTLQNAAGRDVEFIGLRCAFIDGKGVELDHGLVIVRDVAKNELAKFKFYPPAPAGTVTATITEVDAYAK
- a CDS encoding ABC transporter ATP-binding protein, yielding MTLAVEQVTKQFGGLMALADVNFTVNPGEIVGVIGPNGAGKTTLFNLITGVLPPSSGKILYQNRPLVGLKPHKITELGIARTFQNIRLFGHLTALDNVLVGAHCRTRSGLWQGVWQTKVQQQEEKKTREKARELLHLVGIGKDEMSLAAALPYGKQRRLEIARALASQPHLLLLDEPAAGMNESETDDLQVLIKKIQSLGAAIILIEHDMGLVMNICDKLVVLNFGKKIAEGIPQFVQDNPAVVEAYLGKEEE
- a CDS encoding branched-chain amino acid transaminase, producing MDTMYVFYEGKIVPENEVNISVRCKGFNYGLGCFEGIRAYWDDTEKQLYVFRLREHYERLLQSCKTLFINIPYTVDELCQATLELLKKNNFQTTTYIRPLAFKGSNHIAPTLLDDDNRLIIYCQPMGNFTGKDELRAAFTTWERLGDNMIPPRSKPTAAYMNSALASIEVVSKGYDEALFLTRNGHVCEGPGENVFMVRNGKIITPPPADNILEGITRDTVMLLARQELGIEVIERSITRTELYGADEVFFSGTAMEVVSVVEVDDRKIGNGHKGPICEKLKELFFKTTIAKIEKYADFCTPVYPMTKPL
- a CDS encoding ABC transporter ATP-binding protein encodes the protein MLKIEQLAAGYGNIKALKNIDLHVPAGSIVSLIGANGAGKTTAMKVIMGLIKQDSGQILFKGQHISGMATHKIVSTGLSLVPEGRNILTRMTVLENLEMGACQRRDNEVADDMKRIFRRFPILEERKAQLGGTLSGGQQQMLAIGRALMARPELLLLDEPSMGLAPLVVADIFKVIQEINQEGTTILLVEQNVRQALKIAQYAYVLETGKMILHGSAKDIANNPRVMEAYLGGKKTG